A genomic stretch from Candidatus Margulisiibacteriota bacterium includes:
- the rlmN gene encoding 23S rRNA (adenine(2503)-C(2))-methyltransferase RlmN, translating to MINILDFGLKELQKEFTKNEFLGYKAKQVFEWIYKKAVFDFVKMTSISFADAKKLQEVFEPILLDYKKKTGISTVKFLINTHDGFVIECVVIPSNKGNTLCVSTQIGCALKCDFCETGKGGFKRDLTSAEIILQYLVARQEGYDVERVVYMGMGEPLLNLDNVLKATNILNDENGANIGMRRFTLSTAGIIPGIKKMIEKGVKLNLAVSLHAANNALRTKLMPISEKYKLRELLAVLVEYREATSRRITLEYVLLQGVNDTDMDIEQLVSLVKGTDFHINLIPYNPTSSGYKVSNNMDRFLEKLEKAKVNVTKRRSEGGDINAACGMLSGKK from the coding sequence ATGATAAATATATTAGACTTTGGATTGAAAGAACTTCAGAAAGAGTTCACCAAAAACGAGTTTCTGGGCTATAAAGCTAAGCAAGTGTTTGAGTGGATTTATAAGAAAGCTGTCTTTGACTTTGTGAAAATGACTTCTATTTCTTTTGCTGATGCTAAGAAGCTACAAGAAGTATTTGAGCCAATACTTTTGGACTATAAGAAGAAGACAGGAATTTCTACCGTCAAATTTTTAATTAATACGCATGATGGGTTTGTTATAGAATGCGTTGTTATCCCTAGCAACAAAGGGAATACCTTATGTGTTTCAACACAAATTGGTTGTGCGCTTAAGTGTGATTTTTGTGAGACAGGCAAGGGTGGGTTTAAGCGAGACTTAACTTCGGCAGAGATAATTTTGCAGTATTTAGTGGCGCGTCAGGAAGGATATGATGTTGAACGAGTTGTTTATATGGGAATGGGCGAACCATTACTTAATTTGGACAATGTTTTAAAAGCTACCAATATCCTTAATGATGAAAATGGTGCGAATATTGGAATGCGAAGATTTACATTATCCACAGCGGGCATTATTCCAGGAATAAAAAAGATGATAGAAAAGGGCGTTAAATTGAATTTGGCAGTATCTTTACATGCAGCGAACAATGCTTTAAGAACTAAGTTGATGCCAATTAGTGAGAAATACAAATTAAGAGAGCTTCTTGCTGTACTTGTGGAATATCGTGAGGCAACTAGCCGTCGAATAACTTTGGAGTATGTGTTACTGCAAGGTGTTAACGATACCGACATGGATATTGAGCAATTGGTAAGCTTAGTTAAAGGAACAGATTTTCATATCAACCTGATTCCTTACAATCCGACCTCTTCTGGATATAAAGTTTCCAATAATATGGACAGGTTTTTAGAAAAGCTAGAAAAAGCGAAAGTTAATGTAACTAAGCGAAGAAGTGAAGGGGGCGACATCAATGCAGCTTGTGGGATGTTGTCTGGCAAAAAGTGA
- a CDS encoding DUF5698 domain-containing protein produces MQIPWDIVIIAFLIFCSRIIDVTIGTIRIIYISRGQKAITALLGFFEALLWLVVISQVIQNLTNVVYYFAYAGGFAVGNFMGVLLVEKFAENIVLIRIIATKKVKELIAALKDCQVGITEVQGQGIDQEVSIIFTVINKVHEKRVIKIIQDINPKAFYTIEGVHTVNKGFFPHRRDSLSESYIALLNKRKLFK; encoded by the coding sequence ATGCAGATACCTTGGGATATTGTAATCATCGCTTTTTTAATATTCTGTTCAAGAATAATCGATGTTACCATTGGAACTATCCGAATAATTTATATTTCTAGAGGACAAAAGGCTATCACTGCTTTGCTCGGGTTTTTCGAAGCGTTACTTTGGCTTGTTGTTATTAGCCAAGTCATTCAAAATCTCACCAATGTAGTGTACTACTTTGCTTATGCTGGTGGTTTCGCAGTTGGCAACTTTATGGGAGTACTCTTAGTTGAAAAGTTTGCAGAAAATATTGTACTAATTAGAATAATTGCTACAAAAAAAGTAAAAGAACTCATTGCTGCTTTAAAAGATTGCCAGGTTGGAATAACCGAGGTTCAAGGTCAAGGCATAGACCAAGAAGTTAGTATTATCTTTACTGTAATCAACAAAGTTCATGAAAAAAGAGTAATCAAAATTATCCAAGACATAAACCCAAAGGCTTTTTACACTATAGAAGGCGTTCATACTGTTAACAAGGGGTTCTTTCCACATAGAAGGGATTCATTATCCGAAAGCTACATTGCCTTATTAAACAAAAGAAAATTATTTAAATAA